A window of Armatimonadota bacterium contains these coding sequences:
- the htpX gene encoding zinc metalloprotease HtpX: MNILKTGMLMAVLTILLGIVGQLAGGQQGLIMALVIAGGMNFVMYWFSDKMVLAMYRAQPVTEAQAPDLYRMTRNLCQRAGLPMPKLYILPEMQPNAFATGRNPNNAVVAVTQGLLQLMDTAEVEGVIAHELAHIKNRDMLTMTIAATIVGAISFLPRLLLFSGGRNDRGVHPGIVLAVSILSVFAAILLQMAISRAREYEADRVGAEIAGHPNGLASALLRLEQASQRIPMEHGSPATAHLFIANPFSAKGMMNMFSTHPPIAERVKRLKAMVGAY, encoded by the coding sequence ATGAACATACTCAAAACCGGAATGCTGATGGCCGTGCTGACCATCCTGCTTGGAATAGTCGGCCAGTTGGCTGGCGGCCAGCAGGGTTTAATCATGGCGCTCGTTATCGCGGGCGGCATGAACTTCGTCATGTACTGGTTCAGCGACAAGATGGTTCTGGCCATGTATCGCGCTCAACCCGTAACCGAGGCGCAGGCGCCCGATCTCTACCGAATGACCCGAAACTTGTGCCAGAGAGCCGGTCTGCCGATGCCGAAGCTTTACATATTGCCCGAAATGCAGCCCAACGCCTTCGCAACGGGACGCAATCCCAATAACGCAGTGGTCGCGGTTACGCAAGGCCTGCTTCAGTTGATGGACACTGCCGAGGTCGAAGGAGTCATCGCGCACGAATTGGCGCACATCAAGAATCGCGACATGCTGACAATGACAATCGCCGCCACGATCGTGGGCGCGATCAGTTTCCTGCCCAGACTGCTGCTCTTTAGCGGCGGACGCAACGATCGCGGCGTTCATCCGGGCATCGTGCTGGCCGTCAGCATTCTCTCGGTGTTCGCGGCGATACTGCTACAGATGGCCATTTCGCGCGCTCGGGAGTACGAGGCCGACCGAGTCGGCGCAGAGATCGCGGGCCATCCCAACGGCTTGGCCAGCGCGCTGTTAAGGCTGGAGCAAGCCTCCCAGCGCATTCCGATGGAGCACGGTTCTCCTGCCACTGCGCATCTCTTCATCGCCAATCCTTTCAGCGCTAAGGGCATGATGAACATGTTCAGCACGCATCCGCCCATTGCCGAGCGCGTCAAGCGTCTGAAAGCGATGGTCGGCGCTTACTAA
- a CDS encoding thiolase family protein — protein sequence MQDAVIVALSRTPIAKSPRGSFRHTRPDDLAAAAIKAALAQLPSLDFHEIDDAVLGCSMPEGESGMNVARVACLRAGLPNTIPGATVNRFCASGLEAVAIAAQRIRSGDAEIMIAGGTESMTLVPFLGVSTKPNPALVDSAPNTYLNMGLSVEQLSKKHGVTREQADAFSVASHEKALAAQAEGKFEAEIAPVETVVEESVDGRPVEKKLRADKDEGPRAGTTLEGLAKLRPAFRSDGVITAGNASQRSDGAAIVILMSASKADKLGIKPWGRFVGYTTAAVAPEDFGVAPAYAVPKLLKKHGLNPEDLDLIEFNEAFAAQALASDKLYPLPMDRMNVNGGAIALGHPLGCTGARQTVTLFHELRRRSGKYGLVTMCAALGMAGAGLFEAYS from the coding sequence ATGCAGGATGCCGTAATCGTAGCCCTATCGCGCACACCGATCGCCAAGTCGCCAAGAGGCTCTTTTCGCCACACGCGCCCCGACGATTTGGCGGCAGCAGCGATCAAAGCGGCGCTTGCACAACTTCCTTCGCTCGATTTCCACGAAATCGACGACGCCGTCTTGGGCTGCTCGATGCCCGAAGGCGAATCGGGTATGAACGTGGCTCGGGTGGCCTGCCTTCGGGCAGGTCTGCCCAATACTATCCCGGGCGCCACCGTCAACCGTTTCTGCGCGTCTGGGTTGGAGGCTGTCGCAATCGCCGCACAGCGCATCCGATCGGGCGATGCGGAAATCATGATCGCTGGCGGCACCGAAAGCATGACCCTGGTTCCGTTTTTGGGCGTCAGCACCAAGCCCAATCCCGCATTGGTCGATTCGGCGCCGAACACCTATCTGAACATGGGCCTCTCGGTCGAGCAACTGTCCAAAAAGCATGGCGTAACGCGAGAGCAGGCGGACGCTTTCTCTGTGGCAAGCCACGAGAAGGCCTTGGCCGCGCAGGCAGAAGGCAAGTTCGAGGCAGAAATCGCTCCTGTTGAGACAGTCGTCGAAGAGAGCGTTGACGGTCGGCCTGTCGAGAAGAAGTTGCGAGCCGACAAAGACGAGGGCCCGCGAGCGGGCACGACCCTAGAAGGGCTTGCAAAACTGAGACCGGCATTCCGATCGGATGGCGTGATCACGGCGGGCAATGCGTCCCAACGAAGCGACGGCGCCGCGATCGTAATACTTATGAGCGCGTCCAAGGCAGACAAACTGGGCATCAAACCGTGGGGACGATTTGTCGGCTACACGACCGCTGCGGTAGCTCCAGAGGATTTTGGCGTTGCGCCCGCCTACGCCGTGCCAAAACTGCTGAAAAAGCACGGCCTCAATCCAGAAGATCTGGATCTGATCGAGTTTAACGAGGCCTTTGCCGCGCAGGCGCTCGCATCGGACAAACTCTATCCGTTGCCGATGGATCGGATGAATGTGAACGGCGGGGCGATCGCCTTGGGCCACCCGCTCGGATGCACCGGGGCGCGACAGACGGTTACGCTTTTCCACGAGCTTCGACGAAGAAGCGGCAAATACGGCTTAGTTACAATGTGCGCTGCGCTCGGGATGGCCGGCGCAGGATTGTTCGAAGCCTATTCTTAA